One stretch of Ipomoea triloba cultivar NCNSP0323 chromosome 8, ASM357664v1 DNA includes these proteins:
- the LOC116027799 gene encoding pentatricopeptide repeat-containing protein At3g22470, mitochondrial-like isoform X4 — MRIMGIPISVRTINILVDVYCRSSRVDCGFCLLGVVFKCGFEFNVVTFTTLIKGLFMDNKIVEAIGLFKKLVRENVYKVDQITYGTVINGLCKAGHTQNALDLLVVMQKEGPKPDTIAYNTVIDSLCKDRMVDQALGLLSEMIERGVPPNIFTYTSLIQGLCNFNRWKEVTKVMNEMVLHNVYPGVYIFNILADALCKEGKLESAETIIQIMIQRNIYPDVVTYNALVEGYCLQGRMDEVRKVFGRMVESGIQPDVMTYNTLINGYCKIKEVDEARKVFGRMVESGIQPDVMTYNTLINGYCKIKEMDEAVHLFCEIPHPNVVTYNTMLQGLFLVGRCSAALELFQEMLVAGHKPNFYTSNVLLSGLCYNGLVEEAISVYHKLDRNGNGSHVYDRIVIDRVCKIGRLNIARHVFNGLISKGRRLAVSTYTAMINGLCREGFLDEALELLRKMEKNDCLPNAWTYNVILQEFVRQKKCHEANLLLDEMVGKGISPNEHTLFFINNLIALKSGDEKFAANHVK; from the coding sequence ATGCGCATTATGGGTATCCCAATCAGTGTGCGTACCATTAACATTCTGGTGGATGTGTACTGCCGCTCTAGTCGAGTAGATTGCGGGTTTTGTCTACTTGGTGTGGTGTTCAAGTGTGGATTTGAGTTTAATGTGGTAACATTCACCACTCTGATCAAGGGTCTCTTTATGGATAATAAGATTGTTGAGGCTATAGGGCTATTCAAGAAGTTGGTGAGGGAAAATGTGTACAAAGTTGATCAAATTACTTATGGTACTGTTATAAATGGGCTTTGCAAGGCAGGTCATACACAAAATGCTCTTGATTTACTTGTAGTAATGCAAAAGGAGGGACCTAAGCCTGATACTATAGCCTATAACACTGTAATTGATTCTCTATGCAAAGACAGAATGGTTGATCAGGCTCTTGGCCTTCTCTCTGAGATGATTGAAAGAGGTGTTCCCCCGAATATCTTCACATACACTTCACTGATTCAAGGCCTTTGCAATTTTAACCGATGGAAAGAGGTTACGAAGGTAATGAATGAGATGGTCCTACATAATGTATATCCAGGTGTctatattttcaatatattagCGGATGCCCTCTGTAAGGAGGGGAAGTTGGAAAGTGCGGAAACTATTATTCAGATCATGATTCAAAGGAACATTTATCCTGATGTTGTCACATACAACGCTCTTGTTGAGGGGTACTGTTTGCAAGGACGGATGGATGAAGTGAGGAAAGTTTTTGGTCGGATGGTAGAAAGTGGCATTCAACCTGATGTTATGACCTATAACACATTAATTAATGGATACTGTAAAATAAAAGAAGTGGATGAAGCGAGGAAAGTTTTTGGTCGGATGGTAGAAAGTGGCATTCAACCTGATGTTATGACCTATAACACATTAATTAATGGATActgtaaaataaaagaaatggaTGAGGCCGTGCATCTGTTTTGTGAAATTCCTCATCCTAATGTTGTTACGTATAACACAATGTTGCAGGGGTTATTTCTGGTGGGTAGATGTTCTGCTGCACTGGAACTTTTTCAGGAGATGCTGGTTGCTGGACATAAACCAAATTTTTACACTTCAAATGTCTTACTTAGTGGCTTGTGTTATAATGGACTTGTTGAAGAGGCGATATCGGTCTATCATAAGTTAGATAGAAACGGAAATGGTTCTCATGTTTATGATAGAATCGTAATTGATAGGGTCTGCAAGATAGGACGGCTTAATATTGCACGTCATGTATTCAATGGCCTCATCTCTAAAGGGCGTCGCCTAGCTGTGAGTACATACACTGCAATGATAAATGGGCTTTGTCGAGAAGGATTTTTAGATGAAGCCTTAGAGTTGTTAAGGAAAATGGAGAAGAATGATTGCTTACCTAATGCTTGGACTTATAATGTTATTTTGCAAGAATTTGTTAGACAGAAAAAATGTCATGAGGCAAATCTACTTTTAGATGAAATggttggtaagggtatttctcCAAATGAACACACATTGTTCTTCATAAACAACTTAATTGCACTTAAAAGTGGAGATGAGAAATTTGCAGCAAATCATGTAAAGTAA
- the LOC116027799 gene encoding pentatricopeptide repeat-containing protein At1g62914, mitochondrial-like isoform X1 encodes MKTQRNALSWFFFSNMSWRRIRTASSTPISPNFASGTASSNHNNSSVSMNQSKFKKSCNDLDDALKLFHQMAHTRPLPCVIHFNKLLCRIVKLKRYSVVVSLFQEMRIMGIPISVRTINILVDVYCRSSRVDCGFCLLGVVFKCGFEFNVVTFTTLIKGLFMDNKIVEAIGLFKKLVRENVYKVDQITYGTVINGLCKAGHTQNALDLLVVMQKEGPKPDTIAYNTVIDSLCKDRMVDQALGLLSEMIERGVPPNIFTYTSLIQGLCNFNRWKEVTKVMNEMVLHNVYPGVYIFNILADALCKEGKLESAETIIQIMIQRNIYPDVVTYNALVEGYCLQGRMDEVRKVFGRMVESGIQPDVMTYNTLINGYCKIKEVDEARKVFGRMVESGIQPDVMTYNTLINGYCKIKEMDEAVHLFCEIPHPNVVTYNTMLQGLFLVGRCSAALELFQEMLVAGHKPNFYTSNVLLSGLCYNGLVEEAISVYHKLDRNGNGSHVYDRIVIDRVCKIGRLNIARHVFNGLISKGRRLAVSTYTAMINGLCREGFLDEALELLRKMEKNDCLPNAWTYNVILQEFVRQKKCHEANLLLDEMVGKGISPNEHTLFFINNLIALKSGDEKFAANHVK; translated from the coding sequence ATGAAAACACAGAGAAATGCTTTGTCTTGGTTCTTCTTCAGTAACATGAGTTGGAGGAGAATAAGGACAGCAAGCTCTACTCCCATTTCGCCCAATTTTGCGTCAGGTACGGCTTCTTCAAATCATAATAACTCATCGGTTTCTATGAATCAATCCAAATTCAAAAAAAGCTGTAATGATTTAGACGATGCCCTAAAGCTATTCCATCAAATGGCTCATACCAGGCCCTTGCCTTGTGTTATTCACTTCAACAAACTGCTTtgtagaattgtgaaattgaagcGTTATTCGGTAGTTGTTTCCCTCTTTCAAGAAATGCGCATTATGGGTATCCCAATCAGTGTGCGTACCATTAACATTCTGGTGGATGTGTACTGCCGCTCTAGTCGAGTAGATTGCGGGTTTTGTCTACTTGGTGTGGTGTTCAAGTGTGGATTTGAGTTTAATGTGGTAACATTCACCACTCTGATCAAGGGTCTCTTTATGGATAATAAGATTGTTGAGGCTATAGGGCTATTCAAGAAGTTGGTGAGGGAAAATGTGTACAAAGTTGATCAAATTACTTATGGTACTGTTATAAATGGGCTTTGCAAGGCAGGTCATACACAAAATGCTCTTGATTTACTTGTAGTAATGCAAAAGGAGGGACCTAAGCCTGATACTATAGCCTATAACACTGTAATTGATTCTCTATGCAAAGACAGAATGGTTGATCAGGCTCTTGGCCTTCTCTCTGAGATGATTGAAAGAGGTGTTCCCCCGAATATCTTCACATACACTTCACTGATTCAAGGCCTTTGCAATTTTAACCGATGGAAAGAGGTTACGAAGGTAATGAATGAGATGGTCCTACATAATGTATATCCAGGTGTctatattttcaatatattagCGGATGCCCTCTGTAAGGAGGGGAAGTTGGAAAGTGCGGAAACTATTATTCAGATCATGATTCAAAGGAACATTTATCCTGATGTTGTCACATACAACGCTCTTGTTGAGGGGTACTGTTTGCAAGGACGGATGGATGAAGTGAGGAAAGTTTTTGGTCGGATGGTAGAAAGTGGCATTCAACCTGATGTTATGACCTATAACACATTAATTAATGGATACTGTAAAATAAAAGAAGTGGATGAAGCGAGGAAAGTTTTTGGTCGGATGGTAGAAAGTGGCATTCAACCTGATGTTATGACCTATAACACATTAATTAATGGATActgtaaaataaaagaaatggaTGAGGCCGTGCATCTGTTTTGTGAAATTCCTCATCCTAATGTTGTTACGTATAACACAATGTTGCAGGGGTTATTTCTGGTGGGTAGATGTTCTGCTGCACTGGAACTTTTTCAGGAGATGCTGGTTGCTGGACATAAACCAAATTTTTACACTTCAAATGTCTTACTTAGTGGCTTGTGTTATAATGGACTTGTTGAAGAGGCGATATCGGTCTATCATAAGTTAGATAGAAACGGAAATGGTTCTCATGTTTATGATAGAATCGTAATTGATAGGGTCTGCAAGATAGGACGGCTTAATATTGCACGTCATGTATTCAATGGCCTCATCTCTAAAGGGCGTCGCCTAGCTGTGAGTACATACACTGCAATGATAAATGGGCTTTGTCGAGAAGGATTTTTAGATGAAGCCTTAGAGTTGTTAAGGAAAATGGAGAAGAATGATTGCTTACCTAATGCTTGGACTTATAATGTTATTTTGCAAGAATTTGTTAGACAGAAAAAATGTCATGAGGCAAATCTACTTTTAGATGAAATggttggtaagggtatttctcCAAATGAACACACATTGTTCTTCATAAACAACTTAATTGCACTTAAAAGTGGAGATGAGAAATTTGCAGCAAATCATGTAAAGTAA
- the LOC116027799 gene encoding pentatricopeptide repeat-containing protein At1g62670, mitochondrial-like isoform X3, with the protein MKTQRNALSWFFFSNMSWRRIRTASSTPISPNFASGTASSNHNNSSVSMNQSKFKKSCNDLDDALKLFHQMAHTRPLPCVIHFNKLLCRIVKLKRYSVVVSLFQEMRIMGIPISVRTINILVDVYCRSSRVDCGFCLLGVVFKCGFEFNVVTFTTLIKGLFMDNKIVEAIGLFKKLVRENVYKVDQITYGTVINGLCKAGHTQNALDLLVVMQKEGPKPDTIAYNTVIDSLCKDRMVDQALGLLSEMIERGVPPNIFTYTSLIQGLCNFNRWKEVTKVMNEMVLHNVYPGVYIFNILADALCKEGKLESAETIIQIMIQRNIYPDVVTYNALVEGYCLQGRMDEVRKVFGRMVESGIQPDVMTYNTLINGYCKIKEMDEAVHLFCEIPHPNVVTYNTMLQGLFLVGRCSAALELFQEMLVAGHKPNFYTSNVLLSGLCYNGLVEEAISVYHKLDRNGNGSHVYDRIVIDRVCKIGRLNIARHVFNGLISKGRRLAVSTYTAMINGLCREGFLDEALELLRKMEKNDCLPNAWTYNVILQEFVRQKKCHEANLLLDEMVGKGISPNEHTLFFINNLIALKSGDEKFAANHVK; encoded by the exons ATGAAAACACAGAGAAATGCTTTGTCTTGGTTCTTCTTCAGTAACATGAGTTGGAGGAGAATAAGGACAGCAAGCTCTACTCCCATTTCGCCCAATTTTGCGTCAGGTACGGCTTCTTCAAATCATAATAACTCATCGGTTTCTATGAATCAATCCAAATTCAAAAAAAGCTGTAATGATTTAGACGATGCCCTAAAGCTATTCCATCAAATGGCTCATACCAGGCCCTTGCCTTGTGTTATTCACTTCAACAAACTGCTTtgtagaattgtgaaattgaagcGTTATTCGGTAGTTGTTTCCCTCTTTCAAGAAATGCGCATTATGGGTATCCCAATCAGTGTGCGTACCATTAACATTCTGGTGGATGTGTACTGCCGCTCTAGTCGAGTAGATTGCGGGTTTTGTCTACTTGGTGTGGTGTTCAAGTGTGGATTTGAGTTTAATGTGGTAACATTCACCACTCTGATCAAGGGTCTCTTTATGGATAATAAGATTGTTGAGGCTATAGGGCTATTCAAGAAGTTGGTGAGGGAAAATGTGTACAAAGTTGATCAAATTACTTATGGTACTGTTATAAATGGGCTTTGCAAGGCAGGTCATACACAAAATGCTCTTGATTTACTTGTAGTAATGCAAAAGGAGGGACCTAAGCCTGATACTATAGCCTATAACACTGTAATTGATTCTCTATGCAAAGACAGAATGGTTGATCAGGCTCTTGGCCTTCTCTCTGAGATGATTGAAAGAGGTGTTCCCCCGAATATCTTCACATACACTTCACTGATTCAAGGCCTTTGCAATTTTAACCGATGGAAAGAGGTTACGAAGGTAATGAATGAGATGGTCCTACATAATGTATATCCAGGTGTctatattttcaatatattagCGGATGCCCTCTGTAAGGAGGGGAAGTTGGAAAGTGCGGAAACTATTATTCAGATCATGATTCAAAGGAACATTTATCCTGATGTTGTCACATACAACGCTCTTGTTGAGGGGTACTGTTTGCAAGGACGGATGGATGAAGTGAGGAAAGTTTTTG GTCGGATGGTAGAAAGTGGCATTCAACCTGATGTTATGACCTATAACACATTAATTAATGGATActgtaaaataaaagaaatggaTGAGGCCGTGCATCTGTTTTGTGAAATTCCTCATCCTAATGTTGTTACGTATAACACAATGTTGCAGGGGTTATTTCTGGTGGGTAGATGTTCTGCTGCACTGGAACTTTTTCAGGAGATGCTGGTTGCTGGACATAAACCAAATTTTTACACTTCAAATGTCTTACTTAGTGGCTTGTGTTATAATGGACTTGTTGAAGAGGCGATATCGGTCTATCATAAGTTAGATAGAAACGGAAATGGTTCTCATGTTTATGATAGAATCGTAATTGATAGGGTCTGCAAGATAGGACGGCTTAATATTGCACGTCATGTATTCAATGGCCTCATCTCTAAAGGGCGTCGCCTAGCTGTGAGTACATACACTGCAATGATAAATGGGCTTTGTCGAGAAGGATTTTTAGATGAAGCCTTAGAGTTGTTAAGGAAAATGGAGAAGAATGATTGCTTACCTAATGCTTGGACTTATAATGTTATTTTGCAAGAATTTGTTAGACAGAAAAAATGTCATGAGGCAAATCTACTTTTAGATGAAATggttggtaagggtatttctcCAAATGAACACACATTGTTCTTCATAAACAACTTAATTGCACTTAAAAGTGGAGATGAGAAATTTGCAGCAAATCATGTAAAGTAA
- the LOC116027798 gene encoding putative pentatricopeptide repeat-containing protein At1g12700, mitochondrial, whose translation MKTQRNALSWFFSNMSWRRIRTASSTPISPNFASGTASSNHNNSSVSMNQSKFKKSCNDLDDALKLFHQMAHTRPLPCVIHFNKLLCRIVKLKRYSVVVSLFQEMRIKGIPISVRTINILVDVYCRSSRVDCGFCVLGVVFKCGFEFNVVTFTTLIKGLFMDNKIVEAIGLFKKLVRENVYKVDQITYGTVINGLCKAGHTQNALDLLVVMQKEGPKPDTIAYNTVIDSLCKDRMVDQALGLLSEMTERGVPPDIITYAPLIQGLCNFNRWKEVTKVMNEMVLHNVYPGVYIFNILADALCKEGKLESAETIIQIMIQRNIYPDVVTYNALVEGYCLQGRMDEVRKVFGRMVESGIQPDVMTYNTLINGYCKIKEVDEVRKVFGRMVESGIQPDVMTYNTLINGYCKIKEVDEVRKVFGRMVESGIQPDVMTYNTLINGYCKIKEVDEVRKVFGRMVESGIQPDVMTYNTLINGYCKIKEVDEVRKVFGRMVESGIQPDVMTYNTLINGYCKIKEVDEVRKVFGRMVESGIQPDVMTYNTLINGYCKIKEVDEVRKVFGRMVESGIQPDVMTYNTLINGYCKIKEVDEVRKVFGRMVESGIQPDVMTYNTLINGYCKIKEVDEVRKVFGRMVESGIQPDVMTYNTLINGYCKIKEVDEARKVFGRMVESGIQPDVMTYNTLINGYCKIKEMDEAVHLFCEIPHSDVVTYNTMLQGLFLVGRCCAALELFQEMLVAGHKPDFYTSCVLLGGLCDNGLVEEAMSFYHELLNRNRYGSHVYGTIIIDRLCKIGRLNVARDVFNDLISKGRCLNVNTYTVMINGLCREGLIDEALELLRKMERNDCLPNTVTYNVILQEFVREKKWHEANLLLDEMVGKGISLDHCTFFFMNDLLALKTGDETVLKVIQKFAANHVK comes from the exons ATGAAAACACAGAGAAATGCTTTGTCTTGGTTCTTCAGTAACATGAGTTGGAGGAGAATAAGGACAGCAAGCTCTACTCCCATTTCGCCCAATTTTGCGTCAGGTACGGCTTCTTCAAATCATAATAACTCATCGGTTTCTATGAATCAATCCAAATTCAAAAAAAGCTGTAATGATTTAGACGATGCCCTAAAGTTATTCCATCAAATGGCTCATACCAGGCCCTTGCCTTGTGTTATTCACTTCAACAAACTGCTTtgtagaattgtgaaattgaagcGTTATTCGGTAGTTGTTTCCCTCTTTCAAGAAATGCGCATTAAGGGTATCCCAATCAGTGTGCGTACCATTAACATTCTGGTGGATGTGTACTGCCGCTCTAGTCGAGTAGATTGCGGGTTTTGTGTACTTGGTGTGGTCTTCAAGTGTGGATTTGAGTTTAATGTGGTCACATTCACCACTCTGATCAAGGGTCTCTTTATGGATAATAAGATTGTTGAGGCTATAGGGCTATTCAAGAAGTTGGTGAGGGAAAATGTGTACAAAGTTGATCAAATTACTTATGGTACTGTTATAAATGGGCTTTGCAAGGCAGGTCATACACAAAATGCTCTTGATTTACTTGTAGTAATGCAAAAGGAGGGACCTAAGCCTGATACTATAGCCTATAACACTGTAATTGATTCTCTATGCAAAGACAGAATGGTTGATCAGGCTCTTGGCCTTCTCTCTGAGATGACTGAAAGAGGAGTTCCCCCGGATATCATCACATACGCTCCACTGATTCAAGGCCTTTGCAATTTTAACCGATGGAAAGAGGTTACGAAGGTAATGAATGAGATGGTCCTACATAATGTATATCCAGGTGTctatattttcaatatattagCGGATGCCCTCTGTAAGGAGGGGAAGTTGGAAAGTGCGGAAACTATTATTCAGATCATGATTCAAAGGAACATTTATCCTGATGTTGTCACATACAACGCTCTTGTTGAGGGGTACTGTTTGCAAGGACGGATGGATGAAGTGAGGAAAGTTTTTG GTCGGATGGTAGAAAGTGGCATTCAACCTGATGTTATGACCTATAACACATTAATTAATGGATACTGTAAAATAAAAGAGGTGGATGAAGTGAGGAAAGTTTTTGGTCGGATGGTAGAAAGTGGCATTCAACCTGATGTTATGACCTATAACACATTAATTAATGGATACTGTAAAATAAAAGAGGTGGATGAAGTGAGGAAAGTTTTTGGTCGGATGGTAGAAAGTGGCATTCAACCTGATGTTATGACCTATAACACATTAATTAATGGATACTGTAAAATAAAAGAGGTGGATGAAGTGAGGAAAGTTTTTGGTCGGATGGTAGAAAGTGGCATTCAACCTGATGTTATGACCTATAACACATTAATTAATGGATACTGTAAAATAAAAGAGGTGGATGAAGTGAGGAAAGTTTTTGGTCGGATGGTAGAAAGTGGCATTCAACCTGATGTTATGACCTATAACACATTAATTAATGGATACTGTAAAATAAAAGAGGTGGATGAAGTGAGGAAAGTTTTTGGTCGGATGGTAGAAAGTGGCATTCAACCTGATGTTATGACCTATAACACATTAATTAATGGATACTGTAAAATAAAAGAGGTGGATGAAGTGAGGAAAGTTTTTGGTCGGATGGTAGAAAGTGGCATTCAACCTGATGTTATGACCTATAACACATTAATTAATGGATACTGTAAAATAAAAGAGGTGGATGAAGTGAGGAAAGTTTTTGGTCGGATGGTAGAAAGTGGCATTCAACCTGATGTTATGACCTATAACACATTAATTAATGGATACTGTAAAATAAAAGAGGTGGATGAAGTGAGGAAAGTTTTTGGTCGGATGGTAGAAAGTGGCATTCAACCTGATGTTATGACCTATAACACATTAATTAATGGATACTGTAAAATAAAAGAGGTGGATGAAGCGAGGAAAGTTTTTGGTCGGATGGTAGAAAGTGGCATTCAACCTGATGTTATGACCTATAACACATTAATTAATGGATActgtaaaataaaagaaatggaTGAGGCCGTGCATCTGTTTTGTGAAATTCCTCATTCTGATGTTGTTACGTATAACACAATGTTGCAGGGGTTATTTCTGGTGGGTAGATGTTGTGCTGCACTGGAACTTTTTCAGGAGATGCTGGTTGCTGGACATAAACCAGATTTTTACACTTCATGTGTCTTACTTGGTGGTTTGTGTGATAATGGACTTGTTGAAGAGGCGATGTCATTCTATCATGAGTTATTAAATAGAAACAGATATGGTTCTCATGTTTATGGTACCATCATAATTGATAGGCTCTGCAAGATAGGACGGCTTAATGTTGCACGCGATGTATTCAATGACCTCATCTCTAAAGGGCGATGCCTAAATGTGAATACATACACTGTAATGATAAATGGGCTTTGCCGAGAAGGATTAATAGATGAAGCCTTAGAGTTGTTAAGGAAAATGGAGAGAAATGATTGCTTACCAAATACTGTGACTTATAATGTTATTTTGCAAGAATTTGTTAGAGAGAAAAAATGGCACGAGGCAAATCTACTTTTGGATGAAATggttggtaagggtatttctcTAGATCACTGCACATTTTTCTTCATGAATGACTTACTTGCACTTAAAACTGGAGATGAGACTGTACTAAAGGTGATACAGAAATTTGCTGCAAATCATGTAAAGTAA
- the LOC116027799 gene encoding pentatricopeptide repeat-containing protein At1g62670, mitochondrial-like isoform X2 has translation MKTQRNALSWFFFSNMSWRRIRTASSTPISPNFASGTASSNHNNSSVSMNQSKFKKSCNDLDDALKLFHQMAHTRPLPCVIHFNKLLCRIVKLKRYSVVVSLFQEMRIMGIPISVRTINILVDVYCRSSRVDCGFCLLGVVFKCGFEFNVVTFTTLIKGLFMDNKIVEAIGLFKKLVRENVYKVDQITYGTVINGLCKAGHTQNALDLLVVMQKEGPKPDTIAYNTVIDSLCKDRMVDQALGLLSEMIERGVPPNIFTYTSLIQGLCNFNRWKEVTKVMNEMVLHNVYPGVYIFNILADALCKEGKLESAETIIQIMIQRNIYPDVVTYNALVEGYCLQGRMDEVRKVFGRMVESGIQPDVMTYNTLINGYCKIKEVDEAVHLFCEIPHPNVVTYNTMLQGLFLVGRCSAALELFQEMLVAGHKPNFYTSNVLLSGLCYNGLVEEAISVYHKLDRNGNGSHVYDRIVIDRVCKIGRLNIARHVFNGLISKGRRLAVSTYTAMINGLCREGFLDEALELLRKMEKNDCLPNAWTYNVILQEFVRQKKCHEANLLLDEMVGKGISPNEHTLFFINNLIALKSGDEKFAANHVK, from the exons ATGAAAACACAGAGAAATGCTTTGTCTTGGTTCTTCTTCAGTAACATGAGTTGGAGGAGAATAAGGACAGCAAGCTCTACTCCCATTTCGCCCAATTTTGCGTCAGGTACGGCTTCTTCAAATCATAATAACTCATCGGTTTCTATGAATCAATCCAAATTCAAAAAAAGCTGTAATGATTTAGACGATGCCCTAAAGCTATTCCATCAAATGGCTCATACCAGGCCCTTGCCTTGTGTTATTCACTTCAACAAACTGCTTtgtagaattgtgaaattgaagcGTTATTCGGTAGTTGTTTCCCTCTTTCAAGAAATGCGCATTATGGGTATCCCAATCAGTGTGCGTACCATTAACATTCTGGTGGATGTGTACTGCCGCTCTAGTCGAGTAGATTGCGGGTTTTGTCTACTTGGTGTGGTGTTCAAGTGTGGATTTGAGTTTAATGTGGTAACATTCACCACTCTGATCAAGGGTCTCTTTATGGATAATAAGATTGTTGAGGCTATAGGGCTATTCAAGAAGTTGGTGAGGGAAAATGTGTACAAAGTTGATCAAATTACTTATGGTACTGTTATAAATGGGCTTTGCAAGGCAGGTCATACACAAAATGCTCTTGATTTACTTGTAGTAATGCAAAAGGAGGGACCTAAGCCTGATACTATAGCCTATAACACTGTAATTGATTCTCTATGCAAAGACAGAATGGTTGATCAGGCTCTTGGCCTTCTCTCTGAGATGATTGAAAGAGGTGTTCCCCCGAATATCTTCACATACACTTCACTGATTCAAGGCCTTTGCAATTTTAACCGATGGAAAGAGGTTACGAAGGTAATGAATGAGATGGTCCTACATAATGTATATCCAGGTGTctatattttcaatatattagCGGATGCCCTCTGTAAGGAGGGGAAGTTGGAAAGTGCGGAAACTATTATTCAGATCATGATTCAAAGGAACATTTATCCTGATGTTGTCACATACAACGCTCTTGTTGAGGGGTACTGTTTGCAAGGACGGATGGATGAAGTGAGGAAAGTTTTTGGTCGGATGGTAGAAAGTGGCATTCAACCTGATGTTATGACCTATAACACATTAATTAATGGATACTGTAAAATAAAAGAAGTGGATGAA GCCGTGCATCTGTTTTGTGAAATTCCTCATCCTAATGTTGTTACGTATAACACAATGTTGCAGGGGTTATTTCTGGTGGGTAGATGTTCTGCTGCACTGGAACTTTTTCAGGAGATGCTGGTTGCTGGACATAAACCAAATTTTTACACTTCAAATGTCTTACTTAGTGGCTTGTGTTATAATGGACTTGTTGAAGAGGCGATATCGGTCTATCATAAGTTAGATAGAAACGGAAATGGTTCTCATGTTTATGATAGAATCGTAATTGATAGGGTCTGCAAGATAGGACGGCTTAATATTGCACGTCATGTATTCAATGGCCTCATCTCTAAAGGGCGTCGCCTAGCTGTGAGTACATACACTGCAATGATAAATGGGCTTTGTCGAGAAGGATTTTTAGATGAAGCCTTAGAGTTGTTAAGGAAAATGGAGAAGAATGATTGCTTACCTAATGCTTGGACTTATAATGTTATTTTGCAAGAATTTGTTAGACAGAAAAAATGTCATGAGGCAAATCTACTTTTAGATGAAATggttggtaagggtatttctcCAAATGAACACACATTGTTCTTCATAAACAACTTAATTGCACTTAAAAGTGGAGATGAGAAATTTGCAGCAAATCATGTAAAGTAA